A region of the Rhipicephalus sanguineus isolate Rsan-2018 unplaced genomic scaffold, BIME_Rsan_1.4 Seq652, whole genome shotgun sequence genome:
TTATCCTTGTCCAGGCCAATGCTGCTCTCGCAGAGATAAGCTGCCTTGTCAAAACATTAGGGCTATTTCTTTTACCGACACCTCATGCACACCCATGCAGGTGAGTGTAGTGTTTTGTGCTGCACTTGTTTGACTGGGTGTAGAAGCACAGCACACCAAACGTAGCCTTCTGCATTAGCAAACAGAAAGCATCTGACCCTATATTTCACCTTACTTCTCACTTACTAGCTGTGTATTTGCCCTTCTGGagtacaaaaaaagacgtgtagcCAACAAGGAAGGACTCGAGACAGAACAGAAGAGGGTGTTCTCTCTTGAGTCCTTCCTTGATGGCTGTGCGTCTATTTCGTATTTGTGTAAgagtgcaccaactagcccaacagcaagctTTTCTATGTATTCGCCCTTGCCTGAACACTAAAAATGGATGTGCTAGTTTTCTTACACGGACAACTTTAGATTGCTTAGCCAAGGTCATGCTGTATGACTAgaaacaaaggcagctttgccatgATTGTGTGAGGTCTAAGGCAGCCTTTCTTAATACATACCGTCTGTGAGTAAGAATTTAGCATTCCTTGAGGATAAGGTCTCGTTTCTTATGACACACAGTCATGGCAGTATTCACTGTTCTCTCAGTGGAGTGAACGGTGCAAAAGCAGACTAGAGATGGAAACCTTGAAGAAGTGAACAGTGCTGTTAACCTCACATTGGGATACCACCTAGCTTAGTCCTACTCCATGCTAAGATAACCTTGCTAAACCCAGTGTCATTTGTTCAACCATGTTCATCTGTAAGTTGTGATCCAGGGTCTTAATGACATTAAATATACATATCTACGTTGGCATTGATAAACACATGTGTTAGTGGAATTGTGCAGCTGATTGATGTGTGGCTTTGCATCTAATACCTTGAAGAGGCTCTGGTCATTGTTGTGCAGAGCTCTTTCCAAAGTTCAAACACAGGTGAACTGTGGAGGTTTACTAACACCAGCACTTGTCCCATGCAGGCGCCTGTGCTCAAACTGCAGGCTGCTAAACAGGCTGGACCGCTGTGAGGAGCCCGAAGAAGAGCTTTCAGAACTGGACCACTTCTCCATGGTTCAGCTTAAGGATGGCCTTGTGGTTTATGGGGACCAAGACAGCTTGCCCGAGGTCGTCGACTCTCGACCTGTCGCGCAGAGCCAAGACGCTGAAAGTCAGGTGTCGCTGCTGAGCGAACTGGACGCACAGTACCGTCTCCTCATTGACAAATATGAAGCCCTGTTAGATGCACGATGCCGGTCGTTGGGTTTGGATGGGCCAGTCGCCGAACCTACCTGGGCCGGTACCAAGTCGACCAGTCCCGTTTCGGCCGTCAAGAAGAACGACTACCCATCACTTTCAACGGGAAGTGATGCAGAGTCGGCAGAATCTGGTGAGGCCTCACTCTCCTCCGGCTTCTCAGAAGTGACGACAGAACGAGTATTCACTGATCAGGCTGTTCAAACTGACACAGCATCGGCTGAGGCGAGAAGGCAGTTGGCGCTAGATTTAACGGCAATCAAAAACCAAGGCTGCGACGACCCTCTCGGGCAGCATTTCTCACGCAGTCCGCCGGAATACAAAAAGTTGTTCGCTGAGATCTTTGCAGTACTGAAACGTACAGTGACCGACGGTGCCATCTCGGAAAAGACCGAATTGTCACCTGCCGCAGAAACGGCGATAGTGGCTTCCTGTTGCAAGGTTGCTGCAGCCGCTAGGTCTTCAAGTCCCAAAGCGAGCTGCACGCCATCACCGCGTAAGTTGAACACCCACTTGGACATTAGCAAGCTGTGTGATGTGGCACCAGCGCCAGCCTGCCCAACAGAGGAGGTCAAGTATCGTCTTCCAGGTGGCATCACGTACGCTGAAGCAGTTCGAAGAGGACGGCTTCTGCGCAAAGCGACCACGGAGCGCAGGACACCGAGGAAGTGAAAAGTGCAGGACTTTGCGGCACTGCTTCAAAAAAGAACTTGCAAGGAAGGCTGTATTTTAAATCTTCTCTCTTTTACGCTTACAGGGCGAGAAATTTCAGTGAGTAGAGAAAAGAGCGCAGGACAATATTATATCTTGGTCAACCTCTGCAACGAATCGTTTGAAAGATTTGGCACAGGAATGTCAGCAGAACGCTTTGTACATAGTGTCTTCACATGTGTTTTGAGGATAAGTCCTTTCAAAGACGATGTTAAAAGTATCTTACTATTTTATTTGCTTAACATGCACTTGAGCAGCTGAAATGGATACTGTGAACAGTTGTGTGCAATGTTAAGAATATCGCTCAAACTTATGCATGCGTCTGTTATTACTAAGTCATAGCTCTTTACCTTTGTGTACTTAAATTTTTAAGTGCTCAGCCCGCCGTAGGAACTTTGGGCAAGAATTCTCTCCTCATCTTACGTTCTTAACTCAAAGGATGAAAGATCATTGCGCACTACAAATATTCTCCTCAAGTCAGCTGTAGGAAGTTCGCCTGCAAACATAAAAACAAAGAACTTGGTTCACAATTGCCAATAATTCTCAACTGGGGTGCACAAAACAGCTTAGATGTCAGTTATCCTTAACTTTATTTCTCACTGCACCAGTGATTTCTGGAATGATATTATAACTAGCAGAAACCTCTGTAGTTTTTGCACTCTGTTTTCTTCAGGCATTTATGATTACTTTTCTTACTTTTCCTGTTGTTTTTGTCTGCATTGTGCTTTGGTTGTCACTTTTGCATTTCTTGTCCCCATAAATTTACAAAATAAGCGATACTGCATGACGACTATGACACTCCTTCATTTATCAGTGGTAACAACCATATTTAAGTGAAAGGTTTGTGGGCAGCTCGTTTGTTTCAAGTTCTTCATATACTGAGTGTGCAATCTCAAACAGCAATTAGTACTGCCATTTGACTTGCCTGCTAAATGTATCGAAGTCGGAAGCACTCGTTTACATGAGTCTGGGGAATCTTTTGTGGCATAGCTGCAATACCTTCCATGTTGGTTTTCAATTATGAAAATCTATTACTAGCATGTTATGATTGTTAATGTCTTAGGCATTAGCAATTTTATTCTTAACAAATTGATTGTTATTACCAAAGGCATCAGCAATCAGAACATCATAGACAAAACAAAGTACCAGATGTAGTAGTATGTGGCCAAC
Encoded here:
- the LOC119377995 gene encoding cerebellar degeneration-related protein 2-like (The sequence of the model RefSeq protein was modified relative to this genomic sequence to represent the inferred CDS: added 803 bases not found in genome assembly), translating into MKSDKDGPESGDSRSRAPSTSSTADATQDWYETDLQLAAELGKTLLERNQELEETVRQQQLLIEEQEQELQHLSRQAASLREVNESRLKIYEQLEQNVAELEKSNQRLQQESRADKKRIRSLSTSVDVLEKKCEELQELADHLRLNLRPRDQQDDAAEPVTAYHQNEPLEDASGADRVVPSGSPNGDTDFLGFEESPFGTELVRLRCSLSRLKCQLSKEQETREELQTEVDNLVQENMRLQEEVLASQEREHQCLNLQMEMDILEDDKRLCSNCRLLNRLDRCEEPEEELSELDHFSMVQLKDGLVVYGDQDSLPEVVDSRPVAQSQDAESQVSLLSELDAQYRLLIDKYEALLDARCRSLGLDGPVAEPTWAGTKSTSPVSAVKKNDYPSLSTGSDAESAESGEASLSSGFSEVTTERVFTDQAVQTDTASAEARRQLALDLTAIKNQGCDDPLGQHFSRSPPEYKKLFAEIFAVLKRTVTDGAISEKTELSPAAETAIVASCCKVAAAARSSSPKASCTPSPRKLNTHLDISKLCDVAPAPACPTEEVKYRLPGGITYAEAVRRGRLLRKATTERRTPRK